The following nucleotide sequence is from Solidesulfovibrio carbinolicus.
ACCGAGGCGGCCAGCAGGTCGCGGTGGGTGACAAGCCCCACAAAGGCCCCGGAACCGTCGATGATGGGCAGATGACGGATGCGCGCCTCTTCCATGGTCCGCTTGGCGGACAGCAGGCTGTCGTCGTGGCGCAGCGCGATAAGATCTTCGGTCATGAGGTCGCGGGTAGTCAGCATGGACACCTCCTTGGTGATCTGCGTGAGTTGGCATCGACCACCGGCCGTGTCAAGGCGCAAGGCGTTGACTTGAGGCGGAAATTCTGTTTTCCGAAGAGGATTGGAATGGCGCGGGGAAGGATGCTGCCCGGCGAAAGGAAACCGATGAACGCCACTGGGGTCAAGACCGATTTGCGGCGCAGCCGGGAACGCATGGTGCGGGAGCAGATCGAGGCTCGGGGCGTGACCCGGCCCGAGGTGTTGCGGGCCATGCGCAAGACGCCGCGCCACCTTTTCGTCGAAGAGGCGCTCATTCCCCAGGCCTACGAGGACCACCCGCTGCCCATCGGCCACGGCCAGACCATTTCCCAGCCCTATGTCGTGGCCTGGATGACGGAACTGCTCGAGGTCGCCCCGGGCCACAAGGTCCTGGAGATCGGCACGGGCTCGGGCTACCAGGCCGCCGTGCTGGCCGAACTCGGAGCCGAGGTCTATACGGTGGAGCGGATACAGCCCCTCTATGAACAGGCCCGGGCCAGGCTCGACGCCTTGTGCTACGACCGGGTGCGGCTTAAACTCGACGACGGCACCCTGGGCTGGCCTGAGAAGGCCCCCTTTGATCGTATTTTGGTGGCCGCCGGAGGCCCCAAGATTCCGGCCCCCCTGGTGGCCCAGCTCGGCCCGGCCGGGCGTATGGTCATACCGGTCGGAACCTCGCGGCGAAATCAGACCCTGTGCCTGGTGCGCCGGGAAAACGGCCGGGTCATCGTGCGCGATCTCGGCGGGGTTATGTTCGTGGACCTCGTCGGAACCCACGGCTGGCAGGCTTCGTGAAGGAGTTGGCTCCATGACGCAATCCGATTCCTGTCGCGGCTGCTCCGGACCGGGCAAGCCTCTTGGGGCGGCGGCCGGCAGCGACGACCGCCAGGCCCGCATCGGCCAGACCCTGGAGCGCATCCGCTACAAGCTCGTGGTCATGAGCGGCAAGGGCGGGGTGGGCAAAAGCACCGTGGCCGTCAACGTAGCCTGCTCCTTGGCTGCTGGCGGCGCCCGGGTGGGGCTTTTGGACGTGGATCTCCACGGCCCGAGCGTGCCGGGCATGCTCGGCCTGACCGGAGCCATGACCGCCGCCGGCGAAGCGGCCATCGCCCCCAAACGCTTCGGCGACAATCTCTCCGTGGTTTCCATGCAGTCGCTTTTGGCCGACCCCGACGCCGCCGTGCTGTGGCGCGGTCCCATGAAAACCACCGCCATACGCCAGTTCATCGCCGACGTGGACTGGGGCGACCTCGACTATCTGGTCATCGACTCGCCGCCAGGGGCCGGCGACGAGCACCTGACCGTGCTCAAGACCGTGCCCGACGCCTTGTGCCTGCTGGTGACCACGCCCCAGGAGATTTCCCTGGCCGACGTGCGCAAGAGCATCAATTTTCTCCAGTACACCAACGCCAACATCCTCGGCGTGGTGGAAAACATGAGCGGCCTGGCCTGTCCGCACTGCGGCCGGGAAATCGAACTTTTCAAGAAGGGCGGCGGCGAGGCCCTGGCCCGGGATTTCGGTCTGGAGTTTCTCGGCGCGGTGCCCCTTGATCCGGCCACGGTGGCGGCCGGCGACCTGGGCCGGCCGGTGGCGCTTTTGCCCGGGGACCATCCGGCCAAGGCCGCCTTTGCCGCCCTGGCCGACCATGTGGCCGCGGCCTGCCGGGGCAGCCTCGAAGCCGCCGCCTACCCGAGGCCCTAGCCCACGGATCGTCGAGCGGCCCGCGGCAATGCGGAAATCGCCCCAGGCCGAAAATA
It contains:
- a CDS encoding protein-L-isoaspartate(D-aspartate) O-methyltransferase — protein: MNATGVKTDLRRSRERMVREQIEARGVTRPEVLRAMRKTPRHLFVEEALIPQAYEDHPLPIGHGQTISQPYVVAWMTELLEVAPGHKVLEIGTGSGYQAAVLAELGAEVYTVERIQPLYEQARARLDALCYDRVRLKLDDGTLGWPEKAPFDRILVAAGGPKIPAPLVAQLGPAGRMVIPVGTSRRNQTLCLVRRENGRVIVRDLGGVMFVDLVGTHGWQAS
- a CDS encoding Mrp/NBP35 family ATP-binding protein; the protein is MTQSDSCRGCSGPGKPLGAAAGSDDRQARIGQTLERIRYKLVVMSGKGGVGKSTVAVNVACSLAAGGARVGLLDVDLHGPSVPGMLGLTGAMTAAGEAAIAPKRFGDNLSVVSMQSLLADPDAAVLWRGPMKTTAIRQFIADVDWGDLDYLVIDSPPGAGDEHLTVLKTVPDALCLLVTTPQEISLADVRKSINFLQYTNANILGVVENMSGLACPHCGREIELFKKGGGEALARDFGLEFLGAVPLDPATVAAGDLGRPVALLPGDHPAKAAFAALADHVAAACRGSLEAAAYPRP